The Punica granatum isolate Tunisia-2019 unplaced genomic scaffold, ASM765513v2 Contig00009, whole genome shotgun sequence genome contains the following window.
TTTGATTGGAATGTGAGAGATTTGGCTCAAGAAATCAATGAGAAGTTTGGGATTAAAGTTAGTATGTCTGTGTGTTATAGAGCTAAAGCTCTTGCACAACATAAGATACCAGGAACTATGGAGGAGCACTATAGCTGGTTGCCATCCTATGTGGCTGAGCTAAAAAGGGTGAACAAGGACAACacttttgaagttgtttatgaCAGAGATAATCCTGATTATGTTGTTCGATTTAAGAAAATGTATGTCTACTTTGAATCATTGAGAATTGGCTTTCTTGAGGGATGTAGACGAGTTATTGGGATGGATGGATGTTTTTTGAAGACAGAATTGAAAGGGCAACTATTAAGTCCTGTTGGAAAAGACGGGAACAATCAAATGTTCCCGATAGCATGGGCTGTTGTTGAAGGAGAGAATGAAAGCTCATGGAGATGGTTTATTCAACTGTTGAAGGACGACTTGGGACTATCTGAAGGATATGGTTGGACTATACTCAGTGATTAACAGAAGGTACTGATTTGTCCTCATTTAGTAGATTTTCATTTGATTTCTTATGTTTAATAACATGGGATATCTTTGATGATTTTGTAGGGGCTCGAGAATGTAGTGAGAGGTCTCCTACCCCATGTGAAGCATAGGAACTGTGCTAGACATCTATATGCAAATTGGAAAAAGAAGCATATAGGTCTTTCATTAAAATCATGCTTCTGGAGGGCAGTTAAGAGCACTACAATGGTGGGATTTCAAAGAGTATTAGCTGAGATGAGAGCATTATCAAATGAAGGTACTGatgattttctgaaaattgATCCCACTAAGTTCTGTAGAGCCTTTATCACTGAGATTCCAAAGTCTGATGCTGTAGACAACAACATATGTGAGTGCTTTAATAGCTATATATTGCATGCTAGGGGTAAACCGATAATAGACATGTTGGAAGACATTAGGACTGCCATTATGCAGAGAATGGCAGAGAAGAGAGATCTCTTTGTGTGTTCTACTGACGCATTGTGCCCTAGGATAAGGCTGATAGTGGAGGAGAACAAAGAGAGGTCTAGGTCTTGTTTGCCCACGCATGCTGGAGATTGGAAATTCCAAGTTAAGGAATTTGGGAATACATATGTTGTTGATTTACCTGCCAAGACATGTAGTTGTAGGAAATGGAACATAACAGACATTTCATGCCCCCATGCTGTGAGTTGTATTCGTTATGTGAGGAAAGATATTGATGACTATGTGAGTGAGTGGCTTAAAAGAGATGTGCATTCGTTGGCCTATAAACATCTCATGCTACCATTAAATGGTAAGAACTTGTGGGAAATGCCTCAAGGTGATCCTATATTCCCTCCCATGGTGAAGAAACaacttggaagaccaaagaaAAATAGGAAGAAGCACATCGGTGAACAAGAACCTGAGGGAGATCAAGTTTCAAGGAAAGGACAGGAGATGAGGTGCAGTATCTGTCATGAATATGGCCATAACAGGAGGACCTGCAAGAAAAATAACAACCAACCCACTGATGGAAAAGTTGTGAGGTAACTTTTCATTCTTTAAGTTAGATAATGACATATTCTATATCTCTGGTAGATGACCAAATAATGTGGTCATTGACAGGTTAGACAAGTGGATGAGAGCCAGCAAGTGGAAATGCAAAGTCATGTGAATGAGGTCTCTGTCAGCCAGCAAGTTCAAATGCAAAGGCAAGTGGAAGTGCAACACCCTCATGCACCAGCATCTACAAGCCACCAATCAATTACTAGAGAGGTGCAAGAATCTGGAACTTCAACACGTGCACAGGACATCAGACCAAAATTACAGGTTTGTGCATTTTTCAATGCTGGCAAATGTTAACAACTTCACTTCTTATATGTTGTTGTGTTGAGATTTGATATTTCCTAAGAACTTGCAGATTTGGAGGAAAGAAAGAGGAGAGTCAAGCTCCAAGAAAAAAAGGTCTGCCACAAAAGTGGATCCAAGTGTGGATGCTCTTATACGCAGAGAATTGTCCCTGGCTTTTAAAGGGATTGGGGTCCTAACAGGAGAAAGTGGAATGACATACATTCGTGTAAGTTTCTTTGaacacttatatatatttgtgcaAGTCTTTACATATTTAGCTCTTAAAGTATGacttatatgtatatttattttagatGCCTGATGAAGAAATGAGGATGTCTTACAAGGGTAGGCATGGAGGGCAGTTTGTTAGCCCTGTCCAAACCCAATCATCTCAAGTacagcaacaacaacaacagcaGCAGTAGCAGTAGCAGGGAGCAAGACATCAAGAGCAACAACAGTGGCAACCCAGGACAAGGAACCAACATAAAGGTACGCAGGTacagcagcaacagcagcagcatcaGTAGcaccagcagcagcagcaacagcagcaaTAGTAGCACAGAGCAAGACCTCAAGAGCAACAACACCGGCAACCTAGGACAAGGAACCAGCACAAACAGTTCGAAGGTATGAAAACGGGGAAGAAATAGATTGTTAATGGAAGAAGAGGAGACACATGATTGgtttttgtgtaattttttGCTGTGATTAGTAGGAAATATGTGGAAGAAGTGGAGGATGATTTTTTGTGTAGCTTGTTGGGTTAGTTATGGATAAGTAACTTTGGTcattttgttattgttattatgtCAGATCTCTGAAAACTAGTGGTGGATTGGTTTTTTTGTGTAGGTTGTTGGGTTAGTATTGGATATGTaaatgttggtcattttggtataAAGTTGGATCTCTAAAAACTATAGACTTTGGTGTTCcacttttcttatttatttgctGTTACACTTTGCTTATGGATTTTTTGTTTCGCTTGCTTTAACGGTtgctttttgttttggataatTCCTAAACCTATCCCATAGTTTTCATGTAACTTCAATcatatcccatggttttcaACTAACTTCAATATATATCCCGTGGTTTTCAACTAACTTCAAtaatatcccatggttttatatttttttcaaatctatcccgaaaAAAATGTTCAgagtggcaagtgtggccccaCTAACGCTCCACGTGGGCGCCATTGATTTTCAAACGTGCCATGTCAGCACGACCGTTaaatgtcgacggaaaagataacgtcgaGATAGATtcgatgcaaaaagtaaaccataggatagatttgacaaaaaaaagcatatgataaaTTGACAGAACGGGTAAACCAtaggccattttaggtaaaaacccccAAGTTTTTTGGGTGAAGATAAACTATAAAATAGAATAGATGTGGCGGCGTGTGAGAGTTAAGAATTCCAATGATGTGATAACGTGAGAGAagacaattataattttgaggTTTCAGCATGAGAGGATCGCTcgagtgtttgttattatatagaaattgattgattgatgatgACTCACATACCATGAAGAAATTCTAGAGAAATGAGATCGATGGAAACTCTCGCACGTTAATAATGCAACGAGTGATATTATTTTCACAGACTCTAATACACATCAAATATTGAAGATATGATGTGTCTACTATgggacccaaaaaaaaggccACCATGGGACACAATTCTCATTCGTTGGATTTTTCAACTTCTAATTATAACCGtctataatttaaatatttttgccTCTTATATGATAGTCCTtcgcatttttgttttttgtctTTTGCGCACTAAATTATCAAGACATTCGTGATTCGTCCAACACGTGGGCAAATTACTTTGTGACATGTGTCCTGAGTATAATTGACCTAATTAACCAACCGGGTTATTATCCAAATCAAATAACCTGCCCAATTTTAAGAGTCggattaaaaaaagtaacCAAGTTAAGTGGCCCGAAACAACAATTCAGCTTAAAAGAATGGTTTAGTCAATTAAATCAGTTCATCTTTCTCTGTAATACGCCAATAATGGCTTCCACAacgacctttttttttccctcaatgATGATGTTCAACTTCGACGACGTGAATGTGTGTCATCTTTAATCGTTTTCTAAGTGGATGCTCACGTAAGGTCATGCCACGCCACCCCATTTCGATCGTTTTCTTTTATCTCAGTTGCAACTCCTATGAAAGAATAACGTTTTCGTCCATATATTCTCCATGTTGGCCTTTAACCAACCACCGTCTACGGATGTGACCAATGCAAGTTGTCGAAggtcctttctttttttcttttttctttttttttctagttaCAGCTCCGATATATTGTTTTCATGATTTTTTCCGGAAAATTTGCTTACCTAATTTTACTCTCAGTGAATATGGATATTTTCTATTGAAATATGCGTGATCTAAAAGGAAATTACTTAAATTATCTTCTTTTCCAGAACAAGTATGCCATAGTTGGTTCATCCCGTTTCTTATTGAGTAAAATACACTCCCCTCCCTCGAAGTTTTGCCCAATTATACTCCACCTTGTTCTTGACGAAAATAAACACTCCACCccatttttaatgaaaaaatcgATATTTCACTCAATTGATCATGTTGACTTgatagaaaaaaattctttttgatCCTTAATCTTTAGGGTATTTGTTAATTTCGTCTTGATTCATCTTTTCGCTCACTATGATTCTTAAGGTGACATAATTAGTTCCCATTAGATCTTGCTACCTAAATCACCATCAAATCTTTTgacatgcaattttttttacaaatgcaaagaatttaaaattaagaacttaaacaaaaaagaaataaaaagatgCTTAGAACTACTTTGTTCAATATTGACGATGACCATGGAAGATTTTTGTTATCTATAGAATGGGTATTTGCAAACGGCGAGGACCCCTCcataatatcaatatatacacTAGgacctttaaaattttagtattttgaaTGAAGGCTTTGTTGGGAACCACACCACCACCCTAGGTTATAAATTGTTTAATAGGTCGTCCCTTACTTTGTTGGATTGTTGACGATCATTACCGTGTAACAAGAGCTACCATgaaatatttcataaataataaacaatttttgaaaattaataaataaaaaaggataCATCAACAAGGAGTATGAAAGGGATGGTATTGCCACCACATCGGTACCTTATGGGGCCACTAGCTGACAGTGATTAATAGGAGGTGCGAGTGTGGACGAATGGCGGTTAGGGTGGGGTAAAGGCATAGCCACACCCCAACCTAGATGCTGGCCTGTTTGTTTTGGGAGTTAAAATCACTttcattttaactttaactttaattcaactcactatacaacaaaatacacattttccaagtcaaaaattttaactttaactttaactcaacacactacacaacaaaaatacacgtttatcaagtcaaatttataatcacaacttatttgtcattttccacaatcaaaatcaaaattattttaactctgaatccaaacgcatcGTAAGACTTCAAAGGACAGTTATACTCATCAACTATAGATTGGCTCCCTATGATGTGGTGTTGTcatgttttataattttgttttaaaaatttttattcaagaaaatattGTTTCGTAGTAGGTATGATCTCCTCGCCCTTGCTTGTTGAGAGCCTCAATGATTGTTAATGAACtgctctcttttcttttttattttcaaatatattttattctaaAAAATATTGCATATTGATAGGTTTATCGAAAATTTGAACAGTAAGATCAAAATGAATAAACCGTATAATGTTTAAGATGATAacaattcaaaagaaaaagaattagtATGAAAGTGAAAAGCAAAtaaagattgaggaccaaaagaaaTTTATCTTATTAAGTCAATAAGACTAATGAGGTGGAGTGtctattttcctttaaaaTATGATGAAATATCATTACACAAAACTTTAAGGACGGGGAGTGTATTTTACCCTTCCTTATTTTTAGTCAGACTAACCTTATTTATTTCATGGAGTCTCAATCAACGTGAAAGTTTTCTAGAGACTGTTATCTATAATCAAGGGAATGTTGCAATATCTTCATCCCCGCGTTTTACAACTACCTTATGTGGGTTATGATATGGGTAGATTATGAGCTATGTGATTTTCGGATACGGGCAATCTAACATATCATGATTTATGagatattttaataattttttttattttttttaattatcactTCATGGATTGGCTTGAGCAAATATGTTGGTTTGCTCCAAGTTGGGCAACGGAATTTGCGTTGCTTTCTTTAGTGGCTTTGCTACATTATTTTCCCATTATCTCTCTGCTTGCTGCTCGTGTTTCTCTACTATCAATTCTACTCTGCTCCAGGATTTCATATTAAATTAGCCTAAACGTATTCTCCAACTAGCTATAACCATATACTATGATGAACATATTCAATCCCCTTAATGACTCACATGATTCTACAAATAAGTGCCCTTAGACCCCAAAAGTTttgttccacgtaacaaattttctttttattaaggTTTTAACAATTGATACTATGTGATTTAAATAATGTGCATAAATTTATTGCATTATTGTAATGGACAACATAGAACATAAGGAACTCTTTTGTTTGTAGTACTTGCAACATGCTTGCAATAAACATGGTCTTTCCCCTTCCTCATTTTTGCATACGTTAAAGACAATGGACATCACTTGGACGACAATATATTATGTTCATTATGAAAAGCATATACAATGTTCACTAGCAGTATGACCAAATCACCACCGTGATTTGATAAATGATGATTTGCCCAATGTGGCCTAGGGTTCGGGCGATCACTAGCGGCAGTTATTTCTAGTTTAACCTTGGTGAATAATGATGTTCTCCTAGGTACATGGACATACTTGAAACATGAACAAATCATTTTCATAGGTGATATAGTGTCTTGCTGTTATTTCGTCTAGGTTGTTTATGAAAGCAGTGGTGAAGAAGACCATGATGACAATTAATACTTCGAAACGATATGACATATTAAAAATGGtattttcttctatttatGCATAAGTGTAAGCTAGCCTTAGTGTTCACTAGAGTGATTTTCAATAGAAATATGTTTATGAAAATGACTTTTTTTGGCGTTGGAACAATAATTTTAGTCTtagttaattttgtaatactCTCTGGCTATATTTCTCAAATATCGTGAAAATATCCCTCTATGCTTATACTTTTTATTTGCACGGGCGATACCTTATGTTAGCTCTagcaaattatatatttatgcgGATGCTctttaatattcaatttcttcatttttaggtaaaaaatatttcctttattgaaaataaatcatGTTTACTGATTgttgcatttttatttctttaattttacttGCCTTATTCTTGTCCTTAATTATAGGGATGGTGATCCCAATTAAAAACtaatattttccaattttaggAAGTTATTTTCCCAAAAAACCAAAATAGGGATTTTTTCTGGTAACGactcaacaaaaaaaaaagaccttCTCCGGTGACCTCCTTCAATGGAGGTGGCCGCCATGCCATGTATCCGATTGAAACATACAAAATGATTCACGATAAAGACAACCGCCAATGGTCCTCCTTACACTCTTCGGCGTCAATAGTCAATAGGCCGTCACTGGTTGCCGTTATCACGTCGGATTACTTGGATGTTATCGGTCGCTGTTACCATATTCACATAGATACTGCAGTTTCAATAATATGTATTGGTGTTTTGAATCGTGAAAATAATTAACTGGAATTATTGTTTTAAACCGATTGAGTTGGAACCTGACCAAGTATTAACCGACTGATTTTTAAGGCCCcgtttgatttgtaagtttgattttagaatcatgattttgattttaactcaacacattacacaacaaaaatacacgtttcccaagtcaaatttataatctcatctcatttgtccttttctacaatcaaaatcaaaatcaaacttactttaactctaaaatcaaacgcaccataaAGAACGGTTTGGGTTGTAAACCCGACTAATTGTTGAATGGGTCGGGCTATGGTTGTTGGTTGGATTGGTTGAATATGATACGTGGCACCTTCTCCATGCAACACATTAAAGTTTCATTAATTTTGAATATGACATAATGAAATTGTAACGTAATTTAAATATCTGAGgtttaaaaagtaattttcaATATCTTAATTGATATTTAAACAAAGGGTCCCACCATGGGACATTTCTTTGGGTAGAAAAGTCCTTGAAGATATGATCTACctaatatatagtaaaatgtCCTAAAATTCTTtggaattttcaatattttattgcGTGGTTTTGACCCATAACTATGCATAAATTTGATATACCAAAATACATAAATCCCCACATATCTTTAGTTCTCGATTCTCTTCATTAAAACCGATTAAGTTCTGAGCgacataattaattagaatttgAACACAATTGTCATTTTTAGTTCTTTTTGGGAATAATTTTCCAATAGTCATAAATAGACTGTACGTTAACTCTGTTTAGTGCGAAAAGCAACAACTTTCGAACTGAATGTTCTGATTTTAATCTGTTCAAGCTATATAAACTGGTTAAGCTTTAATGTCCATGTAAATGAAGGTTTTGAATCTCATTACCGTTCTTGGCACGCTTTAAGTGAATTTGTTAACAGAACCTCATGATTGTTTACCTCATTTATTACTCatcattatttttgaaattcaggtTAACGATTCTATTAAAGTTTGATGTGATAAATTCATAGCAACCTTTTTATGCTGTGTCCACAAGAGGTTGTGGAAGATACCTCATGTGGATTTAAGCAACTGGCAACTGCCTCTCTTATCCTCAGAcctattaatttatttacttacAATTCCTTACACgataataattctaaaaatgaaaataaaaggagaactaatcaaatcaaacaaTAGTGTATAAAAACATCTCAAGCATATATGAGGTATAATTCGAGATGTAAACTGCAGGAAATTTTTCAACGATTATAATATGAGAAAGTATCAATTATAttgtaataaaattgaaattactATTTATCACtcaaataattatcataattgctttttttttatagatattataATTGCTCTTATTATAACaatcttattgatttttttattattacatcattataaaataagattatttaagatttttcatAAAGATacaaatacaaatatatatatatatatatgcagaataccatcCTCTTCTTTTTAGTTTCCCCATATTCAGCAATTAACAAGAATATTTTTGTTATGAATTTCACTATTTGTTCCTCTCTTCTAAGTtctaatcgaaaaaaatatcaCTATTTATTTAAAGGTCATTGGGTCGTATTAAAAGAGGGTTTGATTTTCTTTCCTAGACTGACCGATATAGAGGGTCTCCTACTTGCCTGATCCACATTATTGAATTTCATTCCACATCACAAAATAATTCCAGAACTGCAGCCGAACTGAACTACAGACCTTTCTAACGATTAATAATGTATCTCCGACATAATAATTGAAGGCCTTAATTTAAATATCACTCGGAGTAGGAGCACATAGTTCCAATTTGGCATCACGATTATCGCAACTGCTCCTACGATTATGTATGGTTGTATATACACGTAAAACTGACGAATCTAACTGTGCATATGTATGGTAGCGAATAAAATATCCACAGCTTCTAATTgttaatgaatgaatatatgtatgaagataaaataaaataaagatatGATCGTCTTATTTCCggtagaaaaaagaaaaaaggaaaaaagaaaaaagaggaggGGAGAGACAGACGTATAGAAGCGTCGGTGGCACGTACGAGAGGTCGCGGTCGCACGTGCGTGGCCCCCCCTTCCCATTGGCTGCGCTGATGTCCCCACTTTGAATTCCCCCACCCCCCCCAAGCATCTTATACTATTCCACACACACCCGCACATCCACacaaactctctctctcctctgtgAGCTCAAACACTGTttgcttctctctcttcttcctcttcatcatCTCTTCCTTCCCTCACAATCTTCTCCCGGGGGGTTCCCGTTCCTCAGCCAGGCCTGCATTGCCTCCCGCTTCCGGCACCGCCAGATCGAGCCAAGGTTCGCCCTTCCTCTCCCCGGGAATCCCACACTCTGCTGATTTAGCTCATTTCGAGCTTGAGCCCCATCCCTCCTCTCGGCTGCTTCGATCTTTCTCATTTCCGGGTCCTCTCCCGATTCTTGAGAGTTCGCCACTGTTTTGAGCTGCTCGATGCTACGGTTCAGTGGTTAAGCTGCTGTTTGAGTGGCTGCTCCGGGGAGTGTGACGGCAGATTTGTCGATTGAGGCGCTCTCTGGGTCAGTGTGCTTGGTTTGACTTTGTTTCGGGCTCAATTGAGTCGGCGCAGCCACACCGGAACCCACtgtttttgggattttgatgTGGTAGAGGCGATCCTAGGGTTATTTAAG
Protein-coding sequences here:
- the LOC116189751 gene encoding uncharacterized protein LOC116189751, which gives rise to MVGFQRVLAEMRALSNEGTDDFLKIDPTKFCRAFITEIPKSDAVDNNICECFNSYILHARGKPIIDMLEDIRTAIMQRMAEKRDLFVCSTDALCPRIRLIVEENKERSRSCLPTHAGDWKFQVKEFGNTYVVDLPAKTCSCRKWNITDISCPHAVSCIRYVRKDIDDYVSEWLKRDVHSLAYKHLMLPLNGKNLWEMPQGDPIFPPMVKKQLGRPKKNRKKHIGEQEPEGDQVSRKGQEMRCSICHEYGHNRRTCKKNNNQPTDGKVVRQVDESQQVEMQSHVNEVSVSQQVQMQRQVEVQHPHAPASTSHQSITREVQESGTSTRAQDIRPKLQIWRKERGESSSKKKRSATKVDPSVDALIRRELSLAFKGIGVLTGENA